A stretch of Spirosoma agri DNA encodes these proteins:
- a CDS encoding DUF4126 family protein: MTTPYLRSFQLGFIAGMRALTAPALLSHKLERTLPTKTPETPVQYFAQPTTSIALKVLAGAEIIGDKVPHGPDRTTPPQFITRITSGATCGAVVSEVEGQSASLGAIAGGLGAVAGTLLFFNLRRWLDHDLGIPDQVGALAEDALAIGVGWQIVNGIQPNLKTT; the protein is encoded by the coding sequence ATGACTACGCCTTATCTGCGATCGTTTCAACTTGGCTTTATTGCGGGCATGCGTGCCCTGACGGCTCCGGCTTTACTCAGCCACAAATTGGAGCGCACCTTACCGACCAAAACTCCGGAAACGCCGGTTCAGTATTTTGCCCAACCCACCACGTCGATTGCGTTGAAAGTATTGGCGGGTGCCGAAATTATTGGCGATAAAGTACCCCACGGACCGGATCGGACCACCCCGCCCCAGTTTATTACGCGCATTACATCCGGGGCTACTTGTGGAGCGGTTGTGAGCGAAGTAGAAGGACAATCGGCGTCGCTGGGCGCGATTGCCGGTGGGCTGGGAGCCGTAGCGGGCACCTTACTTTTCTTTAATTTACGTCGCTGGCTGGATCACGATCTGGGTATTCCTGATCAGGTCGGCGCGTTGGCCGAAGACGCACTGGCTATTGGTGTAGGCTGGCAGATCGTGAACGGTATTCAGCCAAACCTGAAAACCACCTAG